The genome window TGCAGCACTTCCCACAGGCGCGCATCGTCGGCGTCCGCAGCCGCCACCCGCAAGTTGTCACGCACGCTGTCCTGGAACAACTCGGTGCGCTGGGTCAGCAAGCTATGTGCAGCCACCCGGACGCTGCCGGAACGCGCCGCCAGCTCACCGGCAAGCAGCGCCATCAGGGTGGACTTGCCCGCGCCGCTGGCACCGATCAGGGCCACGCGTTCATTGGCAGACAATGCCAGCGAAATGTTGTGCAGGATATTGCCCATTGGGGCATCGGCAGCAGCCGGATGCGCATTGACATATGTCAACTGAAGCACCAGCCCGGACGGAGCTTGCTGCACCGTTGCGGCCGGCTCGTCCGTTGCCTGAATACGCGGGCCTAAGCGGCGTGCAGCCAGTACGGTGCGTCCCAATTCAATCGCACCACGACGCAAAGCCGCAAAAGGCTCGCTCGCGGTCAGTACCAGCAGCAAGGCCAGTGCCGCCAACGGCGCATTCAGCACACCGTTACCAACCAGTGCCCCGACTGCCAGCAAGGTGCCACTCAAGGTCAAAGTACCGACCATGCCGTAAGCCATGCCGGCCCTGGCTTCCAGGCGGTTCAAGGCATCATCGGCGCGTGACAGATGCTGATCGGCCACCGCCAGAGCCATCTTTTGCTGTTCCAGCTGGCCGGCCATAATCAATTCCGTCTGGCCCGCTACCAGATCGATGCTGCGCGCACGCAAGGCTTCCATCGCATAGCTGCGCCGACGTGCATCAGCTTTCGCGCGCTGCGCCACCATCAATGCAATCAGCAAGCCGCTGATGAGCAACCACAATGCAATCGCCAGGCCCAGCCACCACTGCAGCAAACCCAGCGTTACGCCCACTGCCAACGCAGCACACAATGCAGCACCCAGCGGTACCAAAACCCGCAGGTATAAGGAATCCAGCGCGTCGATATCGCCGGTCAGCCGAAACAATAATTGCGCCGGCCGTGCCAGCAAACGACGCGCTGCTTCCGGCTGCGCCCAGCCGCGGAACAGGCGAACGCGCAGGCTCGCCAAGACTTCCAGCGTCGCATCATGTGTCACCAGGCGCTCGCCATAACGCGCCCCGGTGCGGCCAAGTGCCAATAAACGTATGCCGGCGGACGGCATAAATACATCGAAGGTAAATGCCAAGGTTGTGTTCAGGCCGGCGATCGCAGTCGCGGTAATGAACCAGCCCGACAAGCCAAGCAAGGCCATGCCGGACAACATCGTGATCGCAGCCAGCAATGCACCCAACAGCAATTTATTGCGGCAGGCGTCCGCAAACAAATTCAATACGGGAGCAAGATCGCGCCAGAGCTTCATGCCTGCCCTCCGCTCGGCAATACAATCACCCGGTCCATACGTGCTGCCAGCACCGGATCATGGGTGGCGATAATCATGGTCTTGCCTTGTGCCAGTTGCAACAAGGCCTGCGTTACTTGTTGCGCAGTCAATTGATCGAGATGCGCGGTCGGTTCATCCACCAGCAAGAGATCAGCATGCGGGTCAGCGGCGGCGCGCGCGAGTGCCAGGCGTACTGCTTCACCTCCGGACAAACCGCCACCGCCTTCGGCCAGGGCAACGCTGGGACGTGCTTGCGCCACGCGGTCCAGTTCCGCAAAACTTAAAGCGGCCGCGACTTCAGCAGCGCCGACTCCGGCACGACGCATGGCCACGTTCGCATGTACGGAACCGGCAAAGATATGCGGCTTCTGCCCTATCCATGCCATACGTTGGCGCAAGGTTTGCACGCTATGCGCAGACAGGCGGATGCCACCGATCGTGACAATCCCTTGCGGCAGCGGCAACAGGCCGGCAAGCAGTGACAGCAAACTGGATTTACCACCGCCACTGGCAGCCATGATGGCGACGTGTTCACCAGGCGCGATATGCAAATCAAAATGTTCAAATACATTGGCCTTACTACCGGGATAAGCAAAGGACAGCTGTTCGATTAGCACCGCAGGTGCGCCCGGCAGTGGCGCTTCAGCCATGCGATCCTGATCCTGGTTTGCATCCGGCAACAGCAAACCGCCCGAACTCAATCGATCAAGTGCGGCCAATGCGGCATCTCCTGCCGCCTTATCGTGCCAGACTGCGGACAGCTCGCGCAAAGGCTCAAAAAAAGCAGGTGACAGCAAAAGGATGAATAAACCCTGCCCGAGCGTCAGGCGCGTCCCCCACGCGCCAAATTCGATTTGTCCCAATAAATGGAAACCGATATACACCGCCATCATCGCCACCCCCAAAGCGGCAAACAATTCGAGTACTGCCGAAGACAGGAAAGCGATACGCAATACCGCCATCGTGCGTTGTCGCAAGGATTGCGCCGACTCATGCAGGCGCTGTGCAGTCGCTTCCACCGCACCCAGCGTACGCAAGGTGGCAAGTCCGCGCAGCCGGTCCAGCAGGAAGGCATTCATGCCGCCCATCTCCACCATTTGCGCTTCACTCGCGGCTTTTGCACGCCAGCCGACCAGCGCCATGAAAACCGGGATCAGCGGCGCTGCCACCAGCAGGATCAATGCCGCCACCCA of Janthinobacterium sp. Marseille contains these proteins:
- the cydD gene encoding thiol reductant ABC exporter subunit CydD, with translation MHTKPAAFQRLRSGTGFEVGSLLQVFASLLWLPQAGLLAYALQRLADGGGLPAVYLPASLIFILGVLRAVCDAAGVRRVFKSARTELSRLREQVAASLAARSPLDVTRPASGLAASVMAEQAEAIVPYLTRYRPARLRTTFVPLAILIVVAPLSWVAALILLVAAPLIPVFMALVGWRAKAASEAQMVEMGGMNAFLLDRLRGLATLRTLGAVEATAQRLHESAQSLRQRTMAVLRIAFLSSAVLELFAALGVAMMAVYIGFHLLGQIEFGAWGTRLTLGQGLFILLLSPAFFEPLRELSAVWHDKAAGDAALAALDRLSSGGLLLPDANQDQDRMAEAPLPGAPAVLIEQLSFAYPGSKANVFEHFDLHIAPGEHVAIMAASGGGKSSLLSLLAGLLPLPQGIVTIGGIRLSAHSVQTLRQRMAWIGQKPHIFAGSVHANVAMRRAGVGAAEVAAALSFAELDRVAQARPSVALAEGGGGLSGGEAVRLALARAAADPHADLLLVDEPTAHLDQLTAQQVTQALLQLAQGKTMIIATHDPVLAARMDRVIVLPSGGQA
- the cydC gene encoding thiol reductant ABC exporter subunit CydC, with translation MKLWRDLAPVLNLFADACRNKLLLGALLAAITMLSGMALLGLSGWFITATAIAGLNTTLAFTFDVFMPSAGIRLLALGRTGARYGERLVTHDATLEVLASLRVRLFRGWAQPEAARRLLARPAQLLFRLTGDIDALDSLYLRVLVPLGAALCAALAVGVTLGLLQWWLGLAIALWLLISGLLIALMVAQRAKADARRRSYAMEALRARSIDLVAGQTELIMAGQLEQQKMALAVADQHLSRADDALNRLEARAGMAYGMVGTLTLSGTLLAVGALVGNGVLNAPLAALALLLVLTASEPFAALRRGAIELGRTVLAARRLGPRIQATDEPAATVQQAPSGLVLQLTYVNAHPAAADAPMGNILHNISLALSANERVALIGASGAGKSTLMALLAGELAARSGSVRVAAHSLLTQRTELFQDSVRDNLRVAAADADDARLWEVLQSAGLADDVANMPNGLDTRLGEGGLGLSGGQLRRLALARLLLREVPLWLLDEPTEGLDPATARDVLQGLATQAAGRAFLLATHVRREAELADRLVCMQHGRIVAEVKRSDADFEGVLSSLRPD